The Microbacterium horticulturae genome has a window encoding:
- the rapZ gene encoding RNase adapter RapZ gives MADTATEQSTGEILIVTGMSGAGRSTVANALEDMGWYVVDNLPPQMLKPLLDVSGLAAGALPRVAAVVDVRGGMLFTELPAVTRALRDAREQLRVVFLDASDDVLVRRYEAVRRPHPLQDDGTIVDGIRRERERLAVMRESADIVIDTSDFNVHQLATHVVDLFSERGSARHTLTVLSFGFKYGLPADADMVADMRFLPNPYWQDELRALTGEDEAVRDFVLAQSGAEDFLDTYTRAVQDVLEGYQRENKRHSVLAVGCTGGKHRSVAMAAELGRRLHDVPGVAVRVSHRDLGRE, from the coding sequence ATGGCCGACACGGCTACGGAGCAGAGCACGGGCGAGATCCTCATCGTGACGGGGATGTCGGGGGCCGGCCGGTCGACGGTCGCCAACGCCCTGGAAGACATGGGGTGGTACGTCGTCGACAACCTGCCTCCGCAGATGCTCAAACCGCTCCTGGACGTGTCGGGCCTGGCCGCGGGCGCGCTGCCGCGGGTCGCGGCGGTCGTCGACGTGCGCGGGGGGATGCTGTTCACCGAGCTGCCGGCGGTGACACGGGCCCTGCGCGACGCCCGCGAGCAGCTGCGGGTCGTGTTCCTCGACGCCTCCGATGACGTGCTGGTGCGCCGCTACGAGGCCGTGCGCCGGCCGCACCCGCTGCAGGACGACGGCACGATCGTGGACGGCATCCGCCGCGAGCGCGAGCGCCTGGCGGTCATGCGCGAGAGCGCCGACATCGTCATCGACACGAGCGATTTCAACGTCCACCAGCTGGCCACCCACGTCGTCGACCTGTTCAGCGAGCGGGGGAGCGCCCGCCACACGCTCACCGTGCTCAGCTTCGGGTTCAAGTACGGGCTGCCGGCCGACGCCGACATGGTGGCCGACATGCGCTTCCTGCCCAATCCGTACTGGCAGGACGAGCTGCGCGCCCTGACCGGCGAGGACGAGGCGGTGCGCGATTTCGTCTTGGCACAATCCGGGGCCGAGGACTTCCTCGACACGTACACGCGCGCGGTCCAGGACGTGCTGGAGGGCTATCAGCGCGAGAACAAGCGGCACAGCGTGCTGGCCGTCGGCTGCACCGGTGGAAAGCATCGATCGGTGGCGATGGCCGCCGAGCTCGGCAGACGCCTGCACGACGTGCCGGGCGTCGCCGTGCGGGTCTCACACCGGGATCTGGGCCGCGAGTAA
- the whiA gene encoding DNA-binding protein WhiA, with product MPLTADVKAELVTVRDPRPTARVAELTALLRLSGGLHSIAGRVAVEAEVDSDILARRTAREIVELYGVRPELAQMQGAAGPRYVVRVVEAGETLARQTGLLDQRRRQVRGLPNKLTTGSRGDLAAVWRGAFLAAGSLSDPGRSAALEITCPSSETAMALVGAAHRFGVAAKAREVRGIPRVVIRDGEAIRAALGAMGAVQAASAWEQMRQRREVRAGVNRLVNFDDANLRRSAQAAVAACARVERALEILGDEVPEHLREAGRLRLDHRDASLDELGHHADPPLTKDAVAGRIRRLLAMADKKAQTDGIPGTESAVPAGAVD from the coding sequence GTGCCCCTGACCGCAGACGTGAAAGCCGAGCTCGTCACCGTACGCGACCCGCGCCCGACAGCCCGGGTCGCCGAGCTCACCGCACTGCTGCGCCTCTCGGGGGGACTGCACTCGATCGCCGGCCGCGTCGCCGTCGAAGCCGAGGTCGACTCCGACATCCTCGCGCGTCGCACCGCGCGCGAGATCGTCGAACTCTACGGGGTGCGCCCCGAGCTCGCGCAGATGCAAGGTGCAGCGGGCCCCCGGTACGTCGTTCGGGTCGTCGAGGCGGGCGAGACCCTCGCTCGCCAGACCGGGCTGCTCGATCAGCGGCGTCGCCAGGTGCGCGGTCTGCCCAACAAGCTCACCACCGGATCGCGCGGCGACCTCGCCGCCGTGTGGCGCGGCGCCTTCCTCGCGGCCGGTTCGCTGAGCGACCCCGGCCGCTCGGCGGCCCTGGAGATCACCTGCCCCTCGTCTGAGACGGCGATGGCGCTGGTCGGCGCTGCGCATCGCTTCGGTGTGGCCGCGAAGGCCCGCGAGGTGCGCGGGATCCCGCGGGTCGTCATCCGTGACGGAGAAGCCATCCGTGCCGCGCTGGGCGCGATGGGCGCCGTGCAGGCGGCGTCGGCCTGGGAGCAGATGCGCCAGCGCCGTGAAGTGCGCGCGGGCGTGAACCGTCTCGTCAACTTCGACGACGCCAACCTGCGACGCTCGGCACAGGCCGCGGTGGCGGCGTGCGCGCGCGTCGAGCGGGCGCTGGAGATCCTCGGCGACGAGGTTCCCGAGCACCTGCGCGAGGCGGGTCGGCTGCGTCTGGACCACCGGGATGCGAGCCTGGACGAACTGGGCCACCACGCCGATCCTCCGCTGACGAAGGATGCCGTGGCCGGGCGTATCCGCCGCCTGCTGGCGATGGCCGACAAGAAGGCACAGACCGACGGCATCCCCGGAACGGAGTCCGCCGTCCCTGCCGGTGCCGTCGACTGA
- a CDS encoding superoxide dismutase yields MAKYTLPDLPYDYAALEPHISGKIMQLHHDKHHAAYVAGANTALEKLAEARESGDLGAVNKLEKDLAFNLGGHVNHSIFWTNLSPNGGGQPEGELSAAIDEFFGGFDKFQAHFAAAAAGIQGSGWAVLSWDPIGEQLIIQQLFDQQGNTAQGTIPLFQLDMWEHAFYLDYLNVKADYIKAVWNIANWQNVQSRFDAAREKTAGLLVLS; encoded by the coding sequence ATGGCGAAGTACACCTTGCCCGACCTCCCCTACGACTACGCGGCGCTCGAGCCTCACATCAGCGGCAAGATCATGCAGCTGCACCACGACAAGCACCACGCGGCGTACGTCGCCGGTGCGAACACCGCCCTGGAGAAGCTCGCCGAGGCTCGTGAGTCCGGCGACCTGGGCGCCGTCAACAAGCTCGAGAAGGACCTCGCGTTCAACCTCGGCGGTCACGTCAACCACTCGATCTTCTGGACCAACCTCTCGCCGAACGGCGGCGGGCAGCCCGAGGGCGAGCTCAGCGCGGCCATCGACGAGTTCTTCGGCGGCTTCGACAAGTTCCAGGCGCACTTCGCGGCCGCGGCCGCGGGCATCCAGGGCTCCGGATGGGCAGTGCTCAGCTGGGATCCGATCGGCGAGCAGCTGATCATCCAGCAGCTGTTCGATCAGCAGGGCAACACCGCCCAGGGCACCATCCCGCTGTTCCAGCTGGACATGTGGGAGCACGCCTTCTACCTCGACTACCTGAACGTGAAGGCCGACTACATCAAGGCGGTCTGGAACATCGCGAACTGGCAGAACGTGCAGTCACGTTTCGACGCTGCGCGTGAGAAGACGGCGGGCCTGCTGGTACTGTCATAG
- the gap gene encoding type I glyceraldehyde-3-phosphate dehydrogenase: protein MTVKIGINGFGRIGRNFLRAALAQGADIDIVAVNDLTDNKTLAHLLKYDSVGGRLGQEVSYDADAITVGGKSIKVFEERDPANLPWGELGVDIVIESTGRFTNAADAGKHIAGGAKKVIISAPGTDVDGTFVMGVNEDTYDAATMNIISNASCTTNCLAPLAKVFEDAFGIERGFMMTAHAYTADQNLQDGPHKDLRRARAAAINIVPASTGAAKAIGLVLPELNGKLSGSSYRVPVPTGSIVDLTIVTTREGLTVDEVNAAYKAAASEGRLNGILKYTEDPIVSSDIQLDPHSSIFDSELTNVSGNLVKVSSWYDNEWGYSNRLVDLTEYVGERL from the coding sequence GTGACCGTCAAGATCGGAATCAACGGCTTCGGCCGCATCGGACGCAATTTCCTCCGCGCGGCGCTCGCGCAGGGCGCTGACATCGACATCGTCGCCGTCAACGACCTCACCGACAACAAGACCCTCGCACACCTGCTCAAGTACGACTCGGTCGGCGGTCGCCTCGGCCAGGAGGTCAGCTACGACGCCGACGCGATCACGGTCGGCGGCAAGAGCATCAAGGTCTTCGAAGAGCGCGACCCCGCGAACCTGCCCTGGGGCGAGCTCGGCGTCGACATCGTCATCGAGTCCACCGGCCGCTTCACGAACGCCGCCGACGCCGGCAAGCACATCGCGGGCGGCGCGAAGAAGGTCATCATCTCGGCGCCTGGCACCGATGTCGACGGCACGTTCGTCATGGGCGTGAACGAAGACACCTACGACGCGGCGACGATGAACATCATCTCGAACGCCTCGTGCACGACCAACTGCCTCGCGCCGCTGGCCAAGGTCTTCGAGGACGCCTTCGGCATCGAGCGCGGCTTCATGATGACCGCGCACGCCTACACCGCCGACCAGAACCTGCAGGACGGCCCGCACAAGGACCTGCGCCGTGCACGCGCCGCCGCGATCAACATCGTGCCGGCCTCGACCGGTGCGGCCAAGGCCATCGGCCTGGTCCTGCCCGAGCTCAACGGCAAGCTCAGCGGCTCGTCGTACCGCGTTCCGGTTCCGACCGGCTCGATCGTCGACCTGACCATCGTCACCACCCGTGAGGGCCTGACCGTGGACGAGGTCAACGCCGCCTACAAGGCCGCCGCCTCCGAGGGACGTCTGAACGGCATCCTCAAGTACACCGAGGACCCGATCGTCTCCAGCGACATCCAGCTCGACCCGCACTCGTCGATCTTCGACTCCGAGCTGACCAACGTCAGCGGCAACCTGGTCAAGGTCTCGAGCTGGTACGACAACGAGTGGGGCTACTCGAACCGCCTGGTCGACCTCACCGAGTACGTCGGCGAGCGTCTCTGA
- a CDS encoding phosphoglycerate kinase, translated as MALRTLDTLPERVGGSLAGTRVIVRCDLNVPLRDGVITDDGRVRASLPTLKALIDQGARLVVCSHLGRPAGAPDAKYSLAPVAERLSELLGTPVAFATDTVGDSARETVAALGDGDVAVIENLRFNPGETSKDDAERDAFARELASLGDALVSDGFGVVHRKQASVYDLARLLPSVAGLLIATEVDVLDRLTENPERPYTVVLGGSKVSDKLGVIQHLLPRVDKLLVGGGMMFTFLAAQGHKVGASLLEKDQLDTVRGYMETARERGIDLVLPVDAVVAASFAADAEHVVADADALEDTAFGASGLGLDIGPRTAEAFADAIRSSTTVFWNGPMGVFEMPAFAAGTKAVAQALTEAKGLSVVGGGDSAAAVRQLGFSDDSFGHISTGGGASLEFLEGKKLPGLEVLGWEQ; from the coding sequence ATGGCTCTGCGCACCCTCGACACCCTGCCCGAACGCGTAGGGGGTTCGCTCGCGGGCACGCGTGTCATCGTCCGTTGTGACCTCAACGTCCCCCTGCGGGACGGCGTCATCACGGACGATGGCCGCGTGCGCGCGTCGCTGCCCACGCTGAAGGCCCTCATCGATCAGGGCGCACGCCTCGTCGTGTGCTCGCACCTCGGCCGTCCGGCCGGGGCCCCCGACGCGAAGTACAGCCTGGCCCCGGTCGCCGAGCGTCTGTCCGAGCTGCTCGGCACGCCGGTCGCGTTCGCGACCGACACCGTCGGCGACTCGGCTCGCGAGACCGTCGCCGCACTGGGCGACGGCGACGTCGCGGTCATCGAGAACCTCCGCTTCAACCCCGGGGAGACCTCGAAGGACGACGCCGAGCGTGACGCCTTCGCCCGCGAGCTCGCCTCCCTCGGCGATGCACTGGTCTCCGACGGGTTCGGCGTCGTGCACCGCAAGCAGGCGAGTGTGTACGACCTCGCCCGTCTGCTGCCATCGGTCGCCGGGCTCCTCATCGCGACCGAGGTCGATGTGCTCGACCGTCTGACCGAGAATCCCGAGCGGCCCTACACGGTCGTCCTCGGCGGCTCGAAGGTCAGCGACAAGCTCGGTGTGATCCAGCATCTCCTGCCCCGCGTGGACAAGCTCCTCGTCGGCGGCGGGATGATGTTCACCTTCCTGGCCGCCCAGGGACACAAGGTCGGCGCGAGCCTGCTCGAGAAGGACCAGCTCGACACGGTCCGCGGCTACATGGAGACGGCGCGCGAACGGGGCATCGACCTCGTTCTTCCCGTCGACGCGGTGGTCGCGGCATCCTTCGCCGCCGACGCCGAGCACGTCGTGGCGGATGCGGACGCCCTGGAGGACACCGCGTTCGGTGCTTCCGGACTCGGACTCGACATCGGACCACGCACAGCCGAGGCGTTCGCCGATGCCATCCGCAGCAGCACGACGGTGTTCTGGAACGGCCCGATGGGCGTGTTCGAGATGCCGGCGTTCGCGGCGGGCACGAAGGCGGTGGCCCAGGCGCTCACCGAGGCGAAAGGCCTCAGCGTCGTCGGCGGCGGCGACTCGGCAGCCGCCGTGCGTCAGCTCGGCTTCTCGGACGACAGCTTCGGCCACATCTCGACGGGCGGAGGCGCGAGCCTTGAGTTCCTCGAGGGCAAGAAGCTTCCTGGACTGGAGGTGCTCGGATGGGAGCAGTGA
- the tpiA gene encoding triose-phosphate isomerase, with translation MGAVTRTPLIAGNWKMNLDHLQAVAFVQKLHWTLKDAKHDAESVEVAVFPPFTDVRTVQTLLDADKIPFALGAQDLSSHDSGAYTGEVSGSFLAKLDCRYVIIGHSERRAYHAESDEVVASKVQAALRHGLVPVICVGETAEDLEVHGTSAVPVAQLTAALAGVAAGAEIVVAYEPVWAIGSGQAATPEQAQDVCAKLRDVVTQAIGGDAADRTRILYGGSVKSGNIAGFMRQPDVDGALVGGASLVVDEFAAIIRYQKHVGV, from the coding sequence ATGGGAGCAGTGACCCGTACCCCGCTCATCGCCGGCAACTGGAAGATGAATCTCGACCACCTGCAGGCGGTCGCGTTCGTCCAGAAGCTGCATTGGACGCTGAAGGACGCCAAGCACGACGCCGAGTCGGTCGAGGTGGCGGTCTTCCCGCCGTTCACCGATGTCCGCACCGTGCAGACACTGCTGGACGCCGACAAGATCCCCTTCGCGCTCGGCGCGCAGGATCTGTCGTCGCACGACTCCGGCGCGTACACCGGCGAGGTCTCCGGCTCCTTCCTCGCCAAGCTCGACTGCCGGTACGTCATCATCGGCCACTCGGAGCGGCGCGCATACCACGCGGAGTCCGACGAGGTCGTGGCATCCAAGGTCCAGGCAGCCCTGCGACACGGCCTCGTGCCCGTCATCTGCGTGGGTGAGACGGCCGAGGACCTCGAGGTGCACGGCACCAGCGCGGTGCCCGTCGCCCAGCTGACGGCGGCACTGGCCGGGGTGGCCGCAGGCGCCGAGATCGTCGTCGCCTATGAGCCCGTCTGGGCGATCGGATCGGGTCAGGCGGCGACCCCGGAGCAGGCACAGGACGTCTGCGCGAAGCTCCGTGACGTCGTGACGCAGGCCATCGGCGGAGACGCCGCCGACCGCACGCGCATCCTTTACGGCGGATCGGTGAAGTCGGGCAACATCGCCGGCTTCATGCGCCAGCCCGATGTGGACGGCGCCCTGGTCGGGGGAGCGAGCCTCGTCGTCGACGAGTTCGCCGCGATCATCCGCTACCAGAAGCACGTCGGCGTGTGA
- the secG gene encoding preprotein translocase subunit SecG codes for MEILEFVLQVVLGITSLLLTLLILLHKGRGGGLSDMFGGGMSSAVGSSGLAERNLNRFTVVLALVWFIAIVALGLLTKLQGI; via the coding sequence TTGGAGATCCTCGAGTTCGTCTTGCAGGTGGTGCTCGGCATCACGAGCCTGCTGCTGACCCTCCTGATCCTGTTGCACAAGGGTCGCGGCGGCGGTCTGTCCGACATGTTCGGCGGTGGCATGAGCTCCGCCGTGGGCTCATCCGGGCTCGCGGAGCGCAACCTGAACCGCTTCACCGTGGTCCTCGCGCTCGTCTGGTTCATCGCGATCGTGGCGCTGGGGCTTCTCACCAAACTGCAGGGGATCTGA
- a CDS encoding RNA polymerase-binding protein RbpA: MATGGNAIRGTRVGAGPMGEQDHGYHAERVAVSYWDALGNETVRYFAADIPAEEIPDTIDSPHSGLPAGRDKTNPPEMTKAEPYKTHLAYVKERRTDEEAEQLLDDALRQLRERRGQ, encoded by the coding sequence ATGGCGACGGGCGGGAACGCTATCCGTGGCACGCGCGTCGGCGCGGGCCCGATGGGCGAGCAAGACCACGGCTACCACGCGGAGCGCGTGGCGGTGTCGTACTGGGACGCGCTGGGCAATGAGACGGTCCGCTACTTCGCGGCCGACATCCCCGCCGAAGAGATCCCCGACACCATCGATTCGCCGCACTCGGGCCTGCCGGCCGGGCGTGACAAGACGAACCCACCCGAGATGACGAAGGCCGAGCCGTACAAGACGCACCTCGCCTACGTCAAGGAGCGTCGCACCGACGAAGAGGCCGAGCAGCTTCTCGACGACGCCCTGCGTCAGCTGCGCGAGCGTCGCGGCCAGTGA